The DNA region CTGAACCAGTCATGAAAGAACAGTGAATAGAATGCTGATTTACACTCTATTTCAAGTTATCACTCTTCACACAGAGTTGAAGACCTAAAATACACAATACTGATCCATGACTAATGACATCAATTTACagccttttttttcctgtgtgaagcaagGACATTGATGAATAGGAATGTCTCACAGTGACAGATAAACATGAGAAGTTTGGTGTTTTTGAGACAAATTTCAAACAATACtattaaataatcaattttttataacaacaaggctcagtttgaaaaaagTTCAACGGATACTGAAGCCAAGCTTCTTGTTTCTTAAACACAATACTCAGTAAAATTAAAGTAGCACTTTGGTTGCTAGGAAATGTGCAATTTAATAGGCCATTCATGATTAAAGCCTTCAAAATTACACATAAGGACAGGTTGGAGCAGCCCAACCCCAGGTGTACATACATTGTACTGAAGAAAGCCTATTGGCTGTCAGCAACAGTTTGAGCTGTTTGTGTCAACCTTCACACATTTGATGTCTGTTTTTGTCACATCATACATATTTGGCTTGTTTATAAATACTATCCTGAAGTCCACTTTACAAAGATGCCAAAATTAACCATGTGGAAATACATTCCATGTGATGaattggttaatttttttctgtaatttctttgaaaatacagTTGTCCACAGACAATTTTCTAACAAAAGATAACCTACTATCACAAGTCAATATGCTGCTTAGATTAGCCATAATAACTTTTCCTTGACAAAGGTTGACTGAAATGTATTCGGAAGTTTTACCAGAGGATACCTGATACCTTACTTAAACCACAACATGTAACTTCTGAATAGAAAATACCTACAAGCCTATTTCAAGAGAAACCTTgctattttgtgaaaaaaggtTTCATGCGAATGAGTACAAAAGCTTGTCACAGCCTTAGTATATTCGACAAAATAATGTCGCCTTATCTAGAAAATTTGTGtgctcctttttaattttttactatcAGAGATAGCAGAGGATAAAAACAGGAACCCATATGCATAAAATAATGATCAGATGATAATTTTGCAAGAACGGAAAGAGTTTCCTGTCACCCGTTGAGCAATTTGTGTAAACATCAAATTCGCCGGGTCTAGCTTTTAAAAGGAGTCACGAAAACTCGAACAATATACGAATGCTCAGAGGAGCTAAAATCCACTTAAAACCAGATCGAATAAAAACATAGAGTAGAACTCAAGTTAAATATTGGACCAGGCTGCAAAATATACACACCGTATACATATTCATTGTGATCTGACAGTTAGAGAAATACACAAAAGGGTTTCCCTAATCAAAGAGATGTTAACAAAACTGACATGGAAAGTGACAAAACGAATTTTTAAGCGCATTTTATTTGGTCGGTTTTTCTTGATCTGACCGCTTTCACTAAccaaaagaataaaacaatcaATCGGCATATTTGTGTATTACACCACTTCGTTTATTACGGAAATCGAAGTGGCCCATTCTTTATCGCAGTATCGGTTGCTCGGTTATTCCTTGGCCTTGGCAATTCGTATTACTCCAGGGCATTTTGCCTAATGTTTAATTGAGCTGCAAATATATCTCAAAGACAACCGTCTATATTGCGCTTAGTGCAAAgatgtaaacaatttttctgatTAAGCATACACATTAAGATTGAATATTTGCCATCGAAATGTCGGGTTCACAACCATAGGCACTAACGATCATGGACGAAATAGGAACTTCTGCCACTCGGATCTAAGTGTTCCTAGATTTGGCGACAAGTTTTCCGCAAATTTGGAGAAAAGCAATTATACTCATTGTTAGACAAAAATAGATCCCCACCGCGGAGGAAAAGAATCTTCGTCTTCTCtataaacaataataattttagcTTATTGTTGTATTTCAATTTAGCTGGAATAAACACGTTTCTGCAAGAGTGGTCGTAAAAATTAAACGTCATTAAtacttcaaaatttaattcTCTACGCAAGGATGAAGACCCCTGGAAAGGTAAAGTTTACCATACTCTGAACTCCACAAAGTGAAGGCAAAATTCTGTCACATTTTTGAGGGAAAAGAgtcctttcttttttatttgacttGTCGCCGACCTGAATAAGTGTTTTCGCCAAAGTGATCTAAAACCCAGTAATTTTAACCTTGAACTTGTAAAAAACAATTGACTTACCTCACAAAAGGCGAGTACAGCTGgtgtttaccttttttcttaGCCGAAACAGGCCTTGGAAAGGCAAGTTTGTCTGCAAAGTCACTCATAATCTTGCAAAAACTTATTCACAACAAACATGGCCGCCATTTTTAGCGCTTATTCAAAACCATGACGTCACCGAAGCTTGTGTCTGATTGGTCGAGTTCAGACTTTGCCGCGAAATCCAAAATGGCGCGTTGGAATATCATCttgaaaaagttttgtttacatcCACGGATGCGATTCGCCTCAAAGAGTGTGACCACAATTAGGCCCATTAAGTAAATAACCCTTAAAATACCACAGAGCTCTTTTAGCAATCTACTTGATGTCTTATAACATCCATGTATTCCTTTCCAACCATCTTTTCttgaactttttctttctttcccgaAGAAATCGTAGCAAGAACAACGAAGAAACGTGTTCTCAACGTTTTGTAGTCTTAATATATGCAAAAATATACAAGAACTGTTTTTCTACATGGATATATTCACGGAGATTATAAAACTCCGGGATCTAAATACAAGTTAATAaattaatgtttgttttgaaagtgTCCACGTAGATTTCATTTACaaactttaaaagtttaaaatactTCACATCCCAAAGTTACATCTCTTCTAAAAAAAGATCGTCTTCGATAGAATTCAAATCAAGGTCGGAATTGCAATCTATAGGAAAGATTCCTTCGTCCTGAGCTTTGGGGTTTAAATTGTGTAATCCGTCATTCTGTAGGTCTGATAACTTGTTTTGTCCTTTGAGGTCTTCAATGATTTCGATCTCGGAATCCAGCTGTTTTGTTGGCGATGAAGTCGGGGTTATCATAACACTACTGACTGAAGCGTACAGAGGCGAAGAGGTGATTGGTTTCAGCGTGAAGTTCTCAGACTCAGTAAAGTAGCTTGTTAATTCCCTTGAACACTTTTTATTCtacaacagaaataaaaaacatacgAATTTGCATCAAGAATTATCTGGAAAAAGCGTTCACCGCGAACACGAGTCATTAAATTACCATGTATTTTGGTATCCGTagtcctttttttctgttctggCAACGAAAATAGGACGTctgcaaatgaaacaaaacattctgTTTAATTGCCGCTCTGAATTACTCACAAATCATTTCTTacgtaaatgaaaacaaaaaacaaaaaaacaacaactaagTTAGAAACCGtcttttgtaaaatattcataaaaataaattattcaaaactaCTCAGTGATTATTTAGCTTCTCATCAGGACTAAcgaataacaattttttttagtcaaagcgattctgaaataaattaatctAAAATTGAGACCTCTTCCATTTTCTCCAAGTCTAAGGCAGGTCTGTGTGAGTCGAAATCGTCTTCAATTCTTCTTTTTACACCACTTTTCCTGCGATCGAAACAGGGTTGAGAACGGCTTCTGTGCAAACCTGACAGATTCGGTTTCCAGTTAAAGTTCAAGTCTCTATTCTCGTTAATCTTACTCCCAGTAGGATCAGATTTTGGactttcgtttttcataaaaaggtgtttttcccCAAGGGTAGCATCTGCTGAAGCAGGTCTTGGTGTTGGCGAGGCAGGAGGTGTTGATATAGATTCCACTTCGTTGTTTATCCACAGCAGCTCGGCCAATTTAAATTTGTCGTCCGGGCATGATACCGATCGTGGTTTTTTCCCGCAGTTTTCTACAGGTTGCCATACCGCGGAAGCTCGCGGAGCCCACAACGATTGTACCTCTGTACTCCCCGGCAGCGACAGAGAAGAACATAATTTCTTATTTGCGGGTGGCTGAGTGGTACTGTGCATAGCTGATGAATCGGTCACAGAGCAGTTATTGCAGTATGTTCGTCCGGGTCGATGAGAAGGATAACTTCGAGTCCTTGAATGACCAAATATCTGTCGTACATCTCTACGCAGACAGTGAGCGAGAGGACATTCTGAAAGCAAAGTGAAATATTACATCgtgaaccatgtgttttgtaGCAGCTCATTCGAACAAAAACAATGCGTTGATGATTACATGCAAGTTTTTATTCAGCGAAATTTCCTAGCAAAGTTTATACAACTGCAGACAAtttctcgcaccaatcagaagCGAAACATCTAAAATGCAATTTACCTGAAACGTGGTTATTCCGGGAAGAGATGGCTCGGAGCTGTAATGCATTTATCTGAAAGCAAAGCAGCGAAGAGTAAACATCATTGAAATTCGTGTCAACTCGCGATCGAATCAGAACGGAAAAGCTCCTACGACAGGTCTCTCGAATGAATATCAGTTAATTCAAATGTTACCTCGGGTTCATCGCTGGGGAGGTCCTCAAGCGATTGATTTTTTAGCTTGTCTGTTATGACAGTCACCATCGTGGTTTCCCCACATGAAGGCCACGATCTACAGTTCTCTTTGTATTGAATGACAGAATATAAATTTAATGAGTGACTGACGCGCGAGGCATTCACTCGAACTTGTCGACTGCCCTAAAAGAGAATTAAACCGGATATCAGCCGTCACAAATATAAATtcgataaatttaaaagaacatGAATAAGATTTACCGTAGATAGGTCGTTCCCGATCGCTGCTAAACTAACCTTTCTGAGCACCGTGACATGTTGGGTTTAGTTTCGGATGTcgtagtagcagtagtagtaaaTTTCAATCGATTCTAGCATCTAACCAGCGGCACAGCGTAACTTCAGGGCCTGAAACAAACACATTTAAGATGTTATTCTCGTTTCTCTTTGATCTCTTTCCATGTTAAAATCAGTTTTTCTCGCAAAAAATCCCAAACCCcttggcaaaagaaaaattatcctGCTTAGTACacgaacaaaatgaaattacaaaGCGAAGCATTTCACTGCTACTAAGAAGGTACACATTTCGATCTATTAACGGAAAGGCCTTTTATGTACCTACGATTTGGCGATTTCTTTAGCTGACAGCTTGGTAAATTTGGCGATGAGTTCGATGCTTAGGTGAATCGAAGAAAATCGGTTAGATATTCTTGTTGAGTGTACAAACCGGACCAGTTTGGAGGGCTTTTGTGGCCTCTAAATGCCGAATAGGGTCTGTCTGATTATAAATGTCACCTTGTAAAGAACAATCTCtgcaaccaatcagagcgcagCTACAGGTTAATGACTGCCCCTGATTGGCTCGTATTTCCTGCTGACGTCCACTTCTTTGCCATCAATGAATTTAcaggcaaagaaatattttattaccAAATCAACCAACCAACTCGTGTCGCTACAACGCGGACTTTGTGAGAAATTACACTAATGAATTCAGTCTCACCTCACTCCAAACACAATGTCACTTTTGACACGATTGGCTTCCTATCCCTGCATTGTTGTGgaagataaacaagtaaaagaaatttgcaaGCCTTATTTATGTCCAGTCGAGCGCTTCCTCCCTTAAAAATGGAAACAGGATTATCGATGTGtgtattatttttcatatgCCAGTCGTTTATATCTCTTTCTAAACAGGAATGTTTCGTACGTAGTAGCGAATCGTACAGGCGAAGGTTACAAATCCCTCGCGGGTTTACGAAAATAGgattcttaatttattttccaccgaattttactttatttcctCTTGGTCTAAGTAAAAtagtaaaaacaaattgaggTCGTTGTAGTGGTAATGAATTATACATATTCCATCTATATACACAATTCTGATACGATATTCGATTATTCAAATAAGCTACAACctatttttttatccttctgTAGAGTTTTTCTCGTTAATGTGATTCATAGTACCTATTGTTAGCAGAACACACTCGGAGACACAACACAATTTTAGCATAACATATGAATATACTTAAAATTCACCTGGAAAACACAGTGTGAAAAGGCGGCAAGTGAAACCAATATCTTTAGCTGGCTGAATTAGATTTGTATGCCTTTTTCAGTTCAGTCTTGTCAATATGTTTGATTTGTTTGCCTCATGACGCAACATCTTTTGTTGCAATTCCGGAAAAAAATCCTTGAGTACTTAAGTAAATCTTACTGCCGAGCTGttctaaaagaaaacattttaatacTGAAATTTGGTGGGTCAACATTGCACAGCAAAAGCATTATACCACCGAACCAAAACAGCCCAGGGGGAATGTGGAGGTCGCAATACATCGCTTCACTAATCATAGTAAATATCTTCATCAATCGGCGAAGATCAACTCAGGCCCCGTGAGCTTAAAGGCATGACactttaaaaggaaaagcttAGCAGTTAATTTATTCACATGTCCAGGTTTGTTGCCGTGCAATTGCAAGGAGTTTGAATTGCTAAGCAGTTCAGTAAATAACTTAGTAAATTAAGCATATCTGGGTTTTTCATCACTGTCTCCAGTAGTGGATATTTTCCAAACAACCTCATCACAGGCACGAAATGACAACAGCTTTACAAACTGCTTACTTTTTAGTTCATTTGCACTTAAGTGAGAGTTTTCTTTGGTAAATAGCATTTCTAGCAGAGATGAAAGAGAGTGATCTCTGTTAAATGGAGAAAATAAAGCTGATTAAGGGAAACATCGCATGCATGGCAGTGAATACATACGGTGGGGAACTGAGTTTAAAAACTTCCTCCCTGTGAAAAGAAACCAAttagagaaaaacatttttgcatGAAATGAGGTTCTATGATGAGAAAAAATACAACTTCATTGTCTCTGTTCAAATGTATACCAATGTTAGGTCGAATATTTGTAAAAGCACGGTAAAAAAACAGCGGAAGCCACCATCAGGGTGTAATCTTGCACGCTAATTCACACTGAAAAATTGTCTTATTTCAAAGGGATTTCAGATAGAACTCCGTTGGTGATTCGAAACGCGCGCACTTTTTATATCTTTACAGGATACTTAACTCCAGCACCTGCCTTGGATATCACCGAGTGACAGCGACTAAACAAGCTTTATTCTTTCACCTTTTCAGCACGTCCTAGAACTTTTACAAATCTTGCCTAAATCCCGTTGTAAAAACATTTCGAAACTCGTTCATCATAGGTTCAGTCATCTGAAAAATGTAAGTTTCCATCTTAAGATACatttgatgttagttttgaaTGAAGCTATTCCGTAGATCCAAAAGGGAAACACTTCTGCCACCAGAATACGGCAGGGAAAGTTTTGAAACCAATGTTAGTAATAAGTATAATCGCAGGCCTATCGTTCACCTTGTATTCCTAGGCTGCAAAGGcaaattttctgaaatacaaaatgaaGTGTCTTAAACTCGCCCATTCACGCTATGAGTCTATGCTCTGTGTGTAGTAAGATAGTATCTTCTTCACTCCGGACTGACTCAAAGATTCTAATCTCCATTTAAATATATAGTTATCACATAAATGCTCAAATCATGAAATGGAAAGTGAATAATATTATAAATAATTCCACCTAGCTGGGAGCTTAGAGTGCCTCATTCTGCATCCCTGTTAACGGTAAATACTCTAAAATTAAACCAGATTTAAACCGGCCTGCTTTTCTCTGACCTGCTCGTAACGgcttaagaaaaataatacgACCAGATATCTAAGAAATGTTGAAATACTTTCCTCGGGGAAATGGAATATAGATATTGTTTTTCTCGTCCTTTAAGTCAACCGGCTCGAATCTTTTCCGTGTTCGAAGCCTTTTCTTCTTCATGTGATTTAAAACTTTACAGTTACCTTCTCCAGACAAATCTACACATTTCCAACCGCAATCTTTTCGGAAAACAGCATTCTTGTATCGGAGATCAATACAGTCGCCGAATACTATAAAGATCTTAAAAGCCGGCTTCGTTTCCAAATTTGTTCGCACACCATTAACATTTCATGCTGTCTCGAGAAGAACACTTCAGCTCACCTTGAATGTAGATTAATAATATGCAAACCCATATCAtgatttgtacttttttttctctttgaggcaaatgttgaaataaattatttgaaaaaacgCGATCAAAACCTCCCAACGAATTTGTCGTGTTCTCAAGTGTTATCACGTTTATTTTCACACAATATCACGCTTATTTGAGTTACTAGCACATGGTCAATTCTCATGCTAGAAGCTACTTCATTTACATGAAATGTTCAGTGCCGTATTCTGCCTAAGGACTGAGTTGAAATGGATAACGAAGAATGAAGctgaatgatttgaaaataaGACTTGAGTCTGTCCTTCGATAAATTGCATCCTTTCGTTATTTGCTAATATGGAAATCatttaatgaaaatattgttCACCTTATAAACTAAACTAATTTCGATGAggaataaaaatacaacaattACTTCAATAAATACCGTGACTGGAAATCTCTAGATCAtattaaagcaattttttttctaaatcgCAAATTCAATCAGACACTTACCGAACCTTTACGACAAAACTGACCGATCACTCGGCAATTTCAAGTAACGTCAACTGGGCGAGAGAGAAATCCAAGCCGGCTATCTGTCTCAACTGATAACCAATTTACGCGTTTACTCCGCCTTTAATTTCGGAAGAAGAAGACTCACAAAGGTGACAATTCGTGACAAGCTTAAGTTCATTCATAAAGATATTTTCCCACCCGCGAGAGACGTCAATTTGTTGCCAGCTTGTCAAAGGAGAATTTTAACTTAGTTAAAACTCCTTAAAGGATgttctttaaaataaattaattttgcttCCAGATATAATAAAAAGCTCTCTGTAACATTTTATTAGTGTTGTGCCAATAATTTTAAGCTAAATTTCACAATGTGCGTTTCCTTTTGTGTTTCAAGGTGTGTTCAAATCCCATCGATCTATGATTGGCTTGTCCGAGACGCGTGCGGAGAGAATTTCCATTCAGTAAGCGGTGTGAAGTGTGATAAGAGATTCAACAATTTCGTATCGATTCTCCGCGAACGAATTATCATTTGCACATTTCATTGCCTTCATGCATGAGTGGGAAATATAATATGTGGTAAAAGAGTTTGATTTCCATATCTAAAAACGCGATGGTTTTTACAAAGAGAATATATTTTTGAAGTGGTTTtaaataaagataatttatGGAACAAAAGAAGTTGATTCCAAGCCTCACGAAATACACTTTTATCCAACAAATTAATGATGAAATTGTTACAACTCAGTAATATTTTTCCTGGATATTCTGcattgttttgtgtttcaagttgttttacattttacacTGAGTGATATCAATTTAGCTGATGTTTGAACATTATACGATTAACTAAAGAAGCCACTCGCCGTTAATTACGTAAATAGCGCTCTTGGGTCACGAACGACTCGGTATCTtgcattttatctttattatcaGGCTGAAAAGTTTGGTTTGATATCTTGTAATGCTCTCTAATCAGAAGGGGTTTTAAGTTTGGTTTCAGAGGTCACGAAACTTTCACTGTTCCTGTACTCGAAGTTTTAGTTACTTGAAGAAGGATACCATGAAATATCGTGATAAAATAAGGTCAACTTCTACAACTTAAAGTGAGCTAATAATTGATTTCAATTCAACAAGCTTCAAAAACACGAAGAATATCAACCTTTTAGGCTACATATATAACGACTTGAATTAATCCATAACCCAAGCAAAATGTTAATTACTTTGCTCCTACCCTGAAAGCTTATTCAAAATTACACAGAGTCATACTTCAGGTGCACGTTCTATAGGTCACGAACCAAGCACCCGAAAGTACCCGTAACTGTTGCCTTGACAGATGAACCAAGGATTGATTAGAGTTCCAATTTGTAAGAATGCTCAAAAGTATTGCACAAGCATTCTTCCGTTTTCCTTTCATGGACTCAGAAATGAAGCCAAACGGTTTTTGTTTACGTTTCCAATATTGTTTAGCAATCACAAGATACTCCGTCAATATATTGGTGCCTGCATGACCGGAGCCAGTCAGCCGTCTGCGCAAGGCATTATCCTGCCACACAATTCGACGAGGGCAGGAAATCTCTCTCAGGATATCTATCACTCCCGCACTGTATCGTGAAGATCTCCAAAATCCTAAGGACTTGTAGCACAAGTTTTGATATATTTAATTCTCTTCTTCTGCTGGCAATACAAAACTTTAGCTGTCAATTTATCCGTCTAGAAAGTAATATTTTCTCATTCCAAGAGCTGGGTGTGCTCACGTTTGTCAAAGTTTCATTTAAACTAGCATTTTTCTGAGACGGTAATTAGTCGCAATAAGGGCGAACGGGAAACAGAATAATTAATTTGGGGTTAAAACACAACAAACCTCGATATTTCTcgaagggttaaaaaaaaatccactaaGAGAGCTTCCTGGGCTAGAGCACTTCTTATACCATTTCGAtcttcggtttttttttttttgagaattaaGCCATACACAGGAGAGCTTGTTTTCTTTCTGCGCTGACCGATATCAAACAGGAGCCGCATATCTTACGTCGTTCTCTTGATGAAAAGCCCTTGTTTTGCAGGGCCGGATATTCAGTACTTATAAAAGGAAATACATTCAAATTTATAAGACTTGCCTTTCGCTTTTCCGTTCTCTAACAGTGAGGTTGAGACTGAAATTTTCGGTCCCTTAAACGGAGTCCCGCCAACTCAATTCAAATGGTACGGTATGCCTTTtgtaaaagaaacaacaatGAAGGGGAAGGCGAGAGATATTTAAAGAGATGCTAAAATCCAACCGATAACTATTAAATTTGCCATGGAGgcaacaattttcattttcatctgtttATGCAATTAGGGGTGAAAAGGCTGcatttattttccctttcaacACAATAACACAGGAAGCAACGAATTTGGCCAGCTTCCCACTTCTCATCATCAGAGTTTAAGATAAGCACACACGGAggtattctttttttcattttatcgaTCACGAAGGCGGGTACGAAATGTTTATAAAATTCTCTAAATCGCCTTAAGGGTTGACATGGATTAAGAACGATTGATATGTGTTTGAATAAACTCCCTTTCACAGTTGAGAACtcttataattgttatttgGGTCCTTCCAGTCCACGTGGAATTAACAGAGCACGTCTATCCAATAAAATCCCACATCAATAAGTTTTGTATCACATGCAATGTGATGACAAAAGAATGGTTATTACAAGAACATTTATATCATGCATTGATAACAAAAAAGATTGGCTTCTTTTTGTGGAGagagcgaaagaaaaaaaaacgtgccTTGCCACATGTGTATTGTACAAAGGTAAAACGCTGAGTTAAAGAATAACTAGAAAGAGTACATGGGGAAAATCATGCTAATTTCTTGGAAAACGGAATACTGACTTGTCAGGTTCAGAAAACAAAGAcaggggaaaaagaaaaaaaaattgctattttCTTAACTGAATTACGGTGTATTATTTAATGTGTTTTCACTGGATGAATTTCAGTATTTCGTTGTAATTTTACATGGAATAATTACGAAATCAGAGCCAAACTGCGGACGTGTTTGCGGTTTAGTAAAACTGAAGCCATGACGCGGACGTCATTAACTCCCTTGCGAAATAAATATTAGCGGGAAAAACCCAAATTGAACTTGTTTCAAGGCGTGTAAATCAGGTCATGAAAGATTTCTAATGAGGTCAGGATGAAGATTCTTGTTGAGTGATAGCTTTCAACAACACTTGATTCGGATgttcattttctctcttctttttcgtGTAAATGTGAACtggaaattatttgaaataaggAAACACCTTTGATCTCCGAGGTCACGTAACCACCAAGTAAccaattttgattaaatttctacttcttcttgCAAGATTTTGAAATTCACCCGGCCGCAAATATTGAGCGACATCGCTtgccaaatttttttgcacttaaaaaaattgattcagaGGTCGTCTTAATCTCGcgttgaaaaataaatgtttatcaaattttctcaaatttagTAGACCACAAAATATTTCTAAGTATAAATAACTCGTAAAATGTCTTCATTTAAAATCAGGGTATTTGATTTAACTATCGAAACTAGAAATGCATCAAAATTGAACTCAAATTTGGGGTTTCCTTGAAAATAGAATTTGTTTCTT from Pocillopora verrucosa isolate sample1 chromosome 1, ASM3666991v2, whole genome shotgun sequence includes:
- the LOC131785508 gene encoding protein FAM53A, which produces MVTVITDKLKNQSLEDLPSDEPEINALQLRAISSRNNHVSECPLAHCLRRDVRQIFGHSRTRSYPSHRPGRTYCNNCSVTDSSAMHSTTQPPANKKLCSSLSLPGSTEVQSLWAPRASAVWQPVENCGKKPRSVSCPDDKFKLAELLWINNEVESISTPPASPTPRPASADATLGEKHLFMKNESPKSDPTGSKINENRDLNFNWKPNLSGLHRSRSQPCFDRRKSGVKRRIEDDFDSHRPALDLEKMEETSYFRCQNRKKGLRIPKYMNKKCSRELTSYFTESENFTLKPITSSPLYASVSSVMITPTSSPTKQLDSEIEIIEDLKGQNKLSDLQNDGLHNLNPKAQDEGIFPIDCNSDLDLNSIEDDLFLEEM